In Candidatus Poribacteria bacterium, the DNA window GCCTTCGGGCCCGATGCGATGCCGCCTGAGAGCGAGCCCCGACGTGTACCTCGCACCGCACTCACGGCGCTCGCGTCGGATGTCACCGCGAGCCTGGCAGACACCGGCTGTATTCCGGCGACGGCGACTGTCGCCGACCTGACGCTCTCGGCGGGACAGGTCCTCGTCGCCTTTGCGCGAGCCCTGCTGCGTCCAGACGCGGAGCACTTCGACGTCTCGTCGGTTCCGTCCTACCCGTCCGTCGGCGACGAGATCGCCGAGCGGGCGCGCAGCGGCATCCGAGGTTGGCGCATGCACTCCGAGTCGTTGGACACGACTCGAATCGAAGAGGCGGCGCGACTGCAGACGTGGACCCTCAAACCCGCGTGGCTGCGAGGCAAGCTGCCCTGGGAGGAGCACCACCACGACTGACACGCGACGTCGAGGGTAAGGAGGAACCCATGCCGCTCTTGATCGCTCTGGCGCGACAGGCATATGTCATCCATAGTGAAGAAGGGCTCCCGCAGTCCATCTGCGAGACCGACCACGAGATCGCCGCTGCGGACGTGTCCGGGGAGCTTGGCGCCCTTGCCCTGGCGAACGGCGAGATCGTCATCGTCGGCTCGACCGACCATACCCGCATCGCGACCGGCATCGCCGAGCCTGTAGGCTCCCTGCTGGTGCGCAGCTCCGATCCGTTCCGTGCTCTGGTCGGAACCGATGACAGCGCCCATCTGTATTCGATCTCCGACGGCTCACCAGGCGAGCGCGTCGCGGAGTTTGACGCGCTCGCCTGCCGCAAGGACTGGTACACGCCCTGGGGAGGACCTCCTGCCGTGCGCTGCCTGGCATCGAGCAGCGACGGTTGGGTCTATGCCGATATCCACGTCGGCAGCATCATGCGATCCCCCGACGGCGGTGCGTCTTGGGAACCGGTCACGCCGGAGCTCCACCCGGACGTGCATCAGGTCGCTGTTACGCCAGCGGCTCCGTCGCGCGTCTATGCGAACACAGCGGATGCCGTATTCGTCAGCGACGACCGAGGCGCGAGTTGGCGTCAAGCAAGCCGAGGGTTGAGCGCGCGGTACGGACGCGGTCTCGCCGTCCACCCGACGGATCCCGATGTCGTGCTCGCATCGGTGAGCCGAGGACCACGCGGCGGCGACGCGCGCCTGTTCCGCTCCGAAGATGCTGGCAACACGTGGAATGCCGTCGTCGGCGAATTCCCGGCGTCGTGCGAGCGAAACATCGATACCTTTCAGATCGCCTTCACGCGCGACGGAGCGGCATGGGCGGCGGTCGGGACGACGCTCTATGTCGGACGCGATGGTGGCGCCGACTGGCGCTTCCACTGGGAAGCCCCGCAGGAAATACGGTTGTTGGCGTCGTAGCGCCCACACGTTCCGCGTCACGGATGGGGAGGAATGCGCATGGCGAATGGGGAGAGCGCGACTTCGTCGCGCGAGTTCGAGCCGCTGCAGACGGCGGAGATGCCGGCTCGGACGAGGTCGTTCTGGCAGCTCGCGGGCCCCGGAGCCATTCTCGTCGGGCTGTCCATCGGCGCTGGCGAGATCATCGTATGGCCCCGCATCGCCGCTCAGTACGGCGGATCGATGGTGTGGGCGGCGGTCCTGGGCGTCTTCATGCAGCTCTGGATCAACTTTGAGGTCGCCCGTTGGACCATCGTGACGGGCGAGAGCGTCTTCTCCGGGTTCGCGCGAACCTGGCGAGGCTTTGCGCTCATCTTCGCCCTGTTCACCGTGTTCAGTTGGATCGCTCCCGGCTGGGGCAAAGCCTCGGGTTTGGCGTTGAAGGCGCTGCTGGTGGGACCCGACGGCTTCGGTTCCGGCACGTTCTGGACAGCCGTCACATTCGGCTTGGTCGCGCTGCTCCTGCTCGGACCTAAGCTCGTCTACACGAGCGTCGAACGAACGATCGCCGTGCTGATCGTGATCGTCATCGGCGGATTGGTCGCCGTCGCGGTCGGGGTCGGAACCGCCGAGCACTGGGGCGAGCTGGGACGTGGCATCGTCAGTGTCGGACGAATCGAGCCCGGCATGGACATCAAGTCGCTCTTCATCGCGACGGTCTTCGCCGGCGCCGGAGGAACCGCGAACCTGTTCTACACCTTCTACCTCCGAGACAAGCACGTCGGCATGGGCTTGCGAATCCAGGGCATGGCGAACCCTCTGCGCGACCGCACCGAGAAAGCCCCCACGCCAGGGTACACCTACGACGACGCGAACCCTGAGAACGCCGCGCGGTTCCGCTCCTGGTTCTCCTACGCGCGCCGCGATCAGCTGCTCTTCTTCTGGTTCCTGAACACGGTGACGATCCTGCTGTTCGTCTTTGGCGCGCTGTGCGTGCTCCGTCCGCAGGGCATCGTACCGCAGGCAGGGACGCTCATCTGGGACGAGGCGGCGGTTCTCGCGGAGGTGTGGGGCGAGACAGGGCGGACCATCTTCCTGCTGGTGGGCGTCGCGACACTCTTCTCGACACAGTTGGCGCTGATCGACGGATGCGCGAGGTCGCTGTCGGACATCGTCTACTTCAACGTGCCAAAGGCTCGGAAGCGCGGCGTGGCTTGGTGGTACATCCTCTTCGCCGCCGCATGGATGGTCGTCGGTACGGGTCTGACGTGGTTCATGGAACAGCGGAACATCACCGAGTTGGGGTTCGTGTTCAACTCGGCGTACATCGGCGGGTTCGCGATGGCGGTCTACGTGCCGCTGCTGCTCTACATGAACCTGAAGCGTCTTCCGAAGTCGGCGCGTCCGGGTCCCGTGCACACGGCGTTCATGGTGATCGCCAGCCTGATCTACGTCGGCTTCGCCGTCGCGTCGACCGTGTGGGAGATCGGACGGATCGCTACGGGATGACCTTGTTGAGCGGGAACTCGATCAGGTCTTGCGCCCCGGCGCGGTGCAGGACCGGGATCAACGACCGTATCTGCGACTGATCGACGACCGTCTCGACGGCGACCCAGTCTTCGTCCGCAAGGGTCGAGATCGTCGGGGTCTTCATCGCCGGCAGCACGCTGAGAACCTCTGAGAGACGCGCCTTCGGGGCGTTGAGCTTGAGCGCCACCTTGCTCTCTGCCGAGAGCGCGCCCTGCAGCAGCATCACGATGTCTTCCCCCTTGGCGCGCTTCCACGGGTCCGCCCAGCTCGCGCGGTTCGCCACGAGCACGGTCGCCGTCTCCATCATCGTGTCTACGATGCGCAGGTTGTTCGCCTCGATGGAGCTCCCGGTCTCCGTCAGATCGACGATGGCGTCGCACAGGTGCGGGATCTTCGCCTCGGTGACGCCGTGCGAGAATCGGATATCCGCCGTGACGGAGTGTTTGGCGAACCACTCGGAGACCGTCCGAACCAACTCCGTGTAGACCACCTTGCCGTTCAGGTCGTGGACGGACTGGATCGGCGATTCCTCGGGCACGGCGAGCACCCATCGGGCGGGTCGGTTCGTCGCGCGGCTGTAGACGAGCTCGGTCACGATCTCGACGTCTGCGCCGCACTCGCTGACCCAATCCTTCCCGGCGAACCCGATGTCGAGGATGTCCTTCTCGACGTAGAGCGCCATCTCCTGGGGTCGCAGCAGCATGCCGGTCAGTTCGGCGTCGTCGAACGAGATCGAGTACGACCGGGACGAAACGAAGATTTGGTACCCCGCCTTGGCGAACAGGCGCGTCGTGGCTTCCTGCAGACTGCCCTTGGGGATACCGACGCGCAGGACGTTCATGGGACAGGCTCCGTCAAGTGACGCGGCGGCACCGAGCCGTCGTCGCTACCCCACCATGTTAGCGCGCGCGCA includes these proteins:
- a CDS encoding divalent metal cation transporter, with product MANGESATSSREFEPLQTAEMPARTRSFWQLAGPGAILVGLSIGAGEIIVWPRIAAQYGGSMVWAAVLGVFMQLWINFEVARWTIVTGESVFSGFARTWRGFALIFALFTVFSWIAPGWGKASGLALKALLVGPDGFGSGTFWTAVTFGLVALLLLGPKLVYTSVERTIAVLIVIVIGGLVAVAVGVGTAEHWGELGRGIVSVGRIEPGMDIKSLFIATVFAGAGGTANLFYTFYLRDKHVGMGLRIQGMANPLRDRTEKAPTPGYTYDDANPENAARFRSWFSYARRDQLLFFWFLNTVTILLFVFGALCVLRPQGIVPQAGTLIWDEAAVLAEVWGETGRTIFLLVGVATLFSTQLALIDGCARSLSDIVYFNVPKARKRGVAWWYILFAAAWMVVGTGLTWFMEQRNITELGFVFNSAYIGGFAMAVYVPLLLYMNLKRLPKSARPGPVHTAFMVIASLIYVGFAVASTVWEIGRIATG
- a CDS encoding ATP phosphoribosyltransferase; translation: MNVLRVGIPKGSLQEATTRLFAKAGYQIFVSSRSYSISFDDAELTGMLLRPQEMALYVEKDILDIGFAGKDWVSECGADVEIVTELVYSRATNRPARWVLAVPEESPIQSVHDLNGKVVYTELVRTVSEWFAKHSVTADIRFSHGVTEAKIPHLCDAIVDLTETGSSIEANNLRIVDTMMETATVLVANRASWADPWKRAKGEDIVMLLQGALSAESKVALKLNAPKARLSEVLSVLPAMKTPTISTLADEDWVAVETVVDQSQIRSLIPVLHRAGAQDLIEFPLNKVIP